The DNA sequence GTTTCTACTTTTTTTGACTCTAATTCCTTAGTTATTGTAGCAGCATCATTAGAATCTAAACCTGAGAATAAAACACCATATTTATTTTTCTTTGCATATGTTAATCCAAATATCATTGCTAAAACTAAAGATATAACTGCAACCATTATGGCAATTTTCTTCTTCTTAGATAAGGTATCAAATTGTTCTTTTTTAACCAACACAAAATCTTTTGCTTTTTGTGGTAATTCCTTTATATTCATCTAAATTTCTCCTTGCTATAAAGTTATAATTGAACTCTATTTAGATCTTGATAAGCTTCATATACCTTATTTCTAACTTCAATCATTAACTGCATTGACATTTGGGCTTCTTGTGCTGATACCATTACATCATGCATAGAAACGTCTCCACCTTTTATAAGGCTTTTTACTTTGTTATTTGAGTCCACTTGCATATCATTAACTTTGTCTATTGCACTTTTTATAACATCTGAAAAACTACTTTCTTTTTTAATACTCTCTGCATTTGATGTTTTAAGTAAATTATTGCTTGTTGCGATATTGTTTACTCCGCTTATAGCACTTATTCCTGTCATAAATATACTCCTTTTTTGTTTTATCTACCTATTTCTAAAGCCTTAGAAATCATATTCTTTTGTGCATTTAATGTATCTATATTAGATTCATAAGATCTTGCTGCAGTCATTAAATCTGCCATTTCAACTAATATATCCACATTTGGATATTCAACATATCCTTCTTTATCTGCATCTGGATGATTAGGTTCATATAATTTTCTAAGTGGTGCTTGATCTTTTTGTATACTTACAGTTTTTACACCTAGCATACCTAACTTACTATCGTAATTTTCCTCAAATACTGGAACTCTACGTCTATAAGCTCCGCCTTCTTTAGTTCTTGTAGTTTTCATATTAGCTATATTAGATGAAACTACATCCATTTTAAGACGTTCTGCAGATAAAGCACTTTGGCTTATTCTCATACCTCCAAAAATACTCATTTAGTTACCTCCCTGCTATAACATTTTTTGCCATTCCTAATTTTATATTAGTTAAAGTTACAAGAGCATTAAATTCAAGAGTTGTAGCTGCTTGGTTTACCTTTTCGCTCTCTAAGTCGATATTGTTACCATCTACTCTCATTTTTGAATTTTCATCTGTTTTAACCTCTATTTTAGGTTTTCCATTTACAGATTCGTTTAGAGTATCTTCAAAACTTACATACTTTCTTTTATAATTTGGGGTATTAATATTTGCTATATTATTAGCAATAACTTTACTCCTTAAGGCTGTGGCATCTAAACCAGCTTTCATTAAATTGTATATTTCCATTCTTCCCTCCCATTTTTTTATTAAAATAAAAAAACTACTCTGAAAGAGTAGTTTAATAACTTTTATACAATATGACTAATTACTAATTTTAAATTTTAAATATAAAATAAATTCAATAAGTAAATATTATTAAATTTTCACAGAACTATCCCTGTAAATATATATATAATAATATTTTACACCCCTAATTTAGACATAATGATACAATTACATCTTTTATTTTATATTTGCAATTAAATTTTATATTAGTAATTATAACAAAAAGTTTAGTAACTCTTCGGCAGCTGGCTGGCATAGTTTATTTCTAATAAACCTTAGCCCCTATAGTTTTGCGACCCTAGATTTCCCTAGGTATGCCCTTATTTTTTTCGACTTATATTTTCATTTTATACCATTATTCAGCATTATTCAAGCATTTACTTTAAATTCTAACTTTTCCAATAAGTAGTAATTTTCTAATTTGTTTAAAAAATAATTATAAGCTTAAACATCATGCTATTTTTAACATCAAATTATTTCAATATTAAGGTTAATCCTTGTAACTACCTTATTTTTAACATTTATAAATCTTATTATTTTTTATTTTTTGCATAATTTTTTTCTATTTTTTTAATTTCATTATTTATTTTTACTTTAATGAAATTTGTATACAATATATTTTTTTAATAATTTATAATAATTTAGATTTTCATATTTTTTAAATTATAATTTAATTTAATTTTATTTATATATTATGTTACATATTTTCATCTACATAAGCATAAAACTGTTCAACCGTATTAGGCATATAAACATTTAACTTTGAAAATACATCAAACAACCTTTGTTCTTGATTACTAAGTATTTTAGATATAACACAAACATTAGCTCCTAACTTAGCCATCGATAAAACAGATGTAGATACTGATGAAATAATTGATATATTATCATATTTGTAAAAAACTTCTATATTTATATGTTTGTCTATCCAATTAATATTTTTATATCCACTTAAAAAATCATCCATGTACTTACTATTATCTCTAGGATGATATTTAATA is a window from the Paraclostridium sordellii genome containing:
- the fliE gene encoding flagellar hook-basal body complex protein FliE yields the protein MTGISAISGVNNIATSNNLLKTSNAESIKKESSFSDVIKSAIDKVNDMQVDSNNKVKSLIKGGDVSMHDVMVSAQEAQMSMQLMIEVRNKVYEAYQDLNRVQL
- the flgC gene encoding flagellar basal body rod protein FlgC produces the protein MSIFGGMRISQSALSAERLKMDVVSSNIANMKTTRTKEGGAYRRRVPVFEENYDSKLGMLGVKTVSIQKDQAPLRKLYEPNHPDADKEGYVEYPNVDILVEMADLMTAARSYESNIDTLNAQKNMISKALEIGR
- the flgB gene encoding flagellar basal body rod protein FlgB; amino-acid sequence: MEIYNLMKAGLDATALRSKVIANNIANINTPNYKRKYVSFEDTLNESVNGKPKIEVKTDENSKMRVDGNNIDLESEKVNQAATTLEFNALVTLTNIKLGMAKNVIAGR